A stretch of the Halorussus salinus genome encodes the following:
- the rad50 gene encoding DNA double-strand break repair ATPase Rad50, protein MKFDRVRLRNFKCYADADLELDPGVTVIHGLNGSGKSSLLEACFFALYGAKALDRTLEDVVTIGEEEAIIELWFTHDGGDYHVRRRIRATGERATTAECVLETPDDTIEGARDVRREVTTLFRMDSEAFVNCAYVRQGEVNKLINASPSQRQDMIDDLLQLGKLEEYRERASDARLGVKSVLDDKRGSLSELESQIEQKEAKDLHSRLNDRKSALNETESEIDRFEENEETAEETREQAVEILDSYEEKREELDALAEDIDELESEISQTERERTEHGERVRELRERIDDLESKVEDLRSDTDLDTADDEAVEARLDELDAEDEELAEKLGDANTQAKMFDTQAGNLAEKAEELQSRADQKRERADELETEADEADTDLESYREKLATLGEQVEAEKDAFSDAPVEFGEAESYLDECREELSDLREREQELTAELTSLRDSVEEAEELLEAGKCPECGQPVEDSPHVDTLAEDRERADDLDAELAEVRDRRGQAEESVEEAKRLREAEQTVENTRENRRNVEQLVENKEASVAEKREEAAELREAADDLEADADDKREDAANLREKADDREARVEELEAEREAIETKRERLDEIRSVRERIADAEDDIERHREKRRNLEEQNDLRRDRLADKRERRSDLRESYDDQKVQSAREDKKEAEDYLEKVEVKLRELREKRDTLIGQIDSTKTKIEDLENLRDRRDDLQERVESLESLREEAAELQEMYGDLRAELRQRNVEQLEEMLNDVFDLVYQNDSYARIELDGEYELTVYQKDGESLDPEQLSGGERALFNLSLRCAIYRLLSEGIEGTAPMPPLILDEPTVFLDSGHVSQLAELVASMRELGVEQIVVVSHDDELVAAADDVVWVEKDSVSNRSTVERRETVLEAAD, encoded by the coding sequence ATGAAGTTCGACCGCGTGCGCCTCCGGAACTTCAAGTGCTACGCCGACGCCGACCTCGAACTCGACCCCGGCGTCACGGTCATTCACGGCCTGAACGGGAGCGGCAAGTCCTCCCTGCTGGAAGCCTGCTTCTTCGCGCTCTACGGCGCGAAGGCGCTGGACCGCACGCTCGAAGACGTGGTGACTATCGGCGAGGAGGAAGCGATAATCGAACTCTGGTTCACCCACGACGGCGGCGACTACCACGTCCGGCGGCGCATCCGGGCGACCGGCGAGCGCGCGACGACCGCCGAGTGCGTCCTCGAAACGCCCGACGACACGATAGAGGGTGCGCGCGACGTGCGCCGAGAGGTGACGACCCTCTTCCGGATGGACTCGGAGGCGTTCGTCAACTGCGCGTACGTCCGGCAGGGCGAGGTGAACAAGCTCATCAACGCCTCGCCGAGCCAACGGCAGGACATGATAGACGACCTCCTCCAACTCGGGAAACTGGAGGAGTACCGCGAGCGCGCCAGCGACGCCCGCCTCGGTGTCAAATCGGTACTGGACGACAAGCGCGGCAGTCTCTCGGAGTTGGAGAGCCAAATCGAACAGAAGGAAGCCAAGGACCTCCACTCGCGCCTGAACGACCGCAAGTCCGCGCTGAACGAGACCGAGAGCGAAATCGACCGCTTCGAGGAGAACGAGGAGACCGCCGAGGAGACCCGCGAACAGGCGGTCGAGATTCTCGACAGCTACGAGGAGAAGCGCGAGGAACTCGACGCCCTCGCCGAAGACATCGACGAGTTGGAGTCCGAAATCAGCCAGACCGAGCGAGAGCGGACCGAACACGGCGAGCGCGTCCGGGAACTCCGCGAGCGAATCGACGACCTCGAATCGAAGGTCGAAGACTTACGTTCCGACACCGACCTCGATACCGCGGACGACGAGGCCGTCGAGGCCCGTCTGGACGAACTCGACGCCGAGGACGAGGAACTCGCCGAGAAGCTCGGCGACGCGAACACGCAGGCCAAGATGTTCGACACGCAGGCCGGGAACCTCGCCGAGAAGGCCGAGGAGCTACAGTCGCGCGCCGACCAGAAGCGCGAGCGCGCCGACGAACTCGAAACCGAAGCCGACGAGGCCGATACCGACCTCGAATCGTACCGCGAGAAGTTAGCGACGCTCGGCGAGCAGGTCGAAGCCGAGAAGGACGCCTTCTCGGACGCCCCCGTCGAGTTCGGCGAGGCCGAGTCGTACCTCGACGAGTGCCGCGAGGAGCTATCCGACCTCCGGGAGCGCGAGCAGGAACTGACCGCCGAACTCACCAGCCTCCGGGACAGTGTCGAGGAAGCCGAAGAACTCCTCGAAGCGGGCAAGTGTCCCGAGTGTGGCCAACCCGTCGAAGACTCACCGCACGTCGATACGCTCGCGGAGGACCGCGAGCGCGCCGACGACCTCGACGCCGAACTCGCCGAGGTCCGGGACCGGCGCGGACAGGCCGAGGAGAGCGTCGAAGAAGCGAAGCGACTCCGCGAAGCCGAGCAGACTGTCGAGAACACCCGCGAGAACCGCCGGAACGTCGAGCAGTTGGTCGAGAACAAGGAGGCGTCGGTCGCCGAGAAGCGCGAGGAGGCCGCCGAGTTGCGCGAGGCGGCCGACGACCTCGAAGCCGACGCCGACGACAAGCGCGAGGACGCCGCGAACCTCCGGGAGAAGGCCGACGACCGCGAGGCGCGCGTCGAGGAGTTGGAAGCCGAGCGCGAGGCAATCGAGACAAAGCGCGAGCGACTGGACGAGATTCGCTCGGTCCGCGAGCGAATCGCGGACGCCGAGGACGACATCGAGCGCCACCGCGAGAAGCGCCGAAACCTCGAAGAACAGAACGACCTGCGCCGGGACAGGCTGGCCGACAAGCGCGAGCGTCGGAGCGACCTCCGGGAGAGTTACGACGACCAGAAGGTCCAGAGCGCCCGCGAGGACAAGAAGGAGGCCGAGGACTACTTGGAGAAGGTCGAGGTGAAGTTGCGGGAGCTTCGTGAGAAGCGGGACACGCTCATCGGACAAATCGACAGTACGAAGACGAAAATCGAAGACCTCGAAAATCTGCGCGACCGGCGCGACGACCTCCAAGAGCGCGTCGAGTCGCTCGAATCCCTGCGCGAGGAGGCCGCCGAGCTACAGGAGATGTACGGCGACCTGCGCGCGGAACTCCGCCAGCGCAACGTCGAGCAGTTAGAGGAGATGCTCAACGACGTGTTCGACCTCGTGTACCAGAACGACTCGTACGCCCGCATCGAACTCGACGGCGAGTACGAGTTGACCGTCTACCAGAAGGACGGCGAGTCGCTGGACCCCGAACAGCTCTCGGGCGGCGAGCGCGCGCTGTTCAACCTGAGCCTGCGGTGTGCAATCTACCGACTCCTCTCGGAGGGCATCGAGGGGACCGCGCCGATGCCGCCCCTGATTTTGGACGAACCGACCGTCTTCCTCGACTCGGGGCACGTCTCGCAACTCGCGGAACTGGTCGCGTCGATGCGGGAGTTGGGCGTCGAGCAGATAGTCGTCGTGAGCCACGACGACGAACTCGTCGCGGCGGCCGACGACGTGGTGTGGGTCGAGAAGGACTCCGTGTCGAACCGCTCGACGGTCGAGCGCCGCGAGACCGTGCTGGAAGCGGCGGACTGA
- a CDS encoding DNA polymerase domain-containing protein: protein MSDSGSTTLTDFSDGGGDDRDVAAEARAVAGSDSRGADSVVEDDDWLPDADGEVELAVMQVDYTVEGSGDDEAPVVHVFGRTEDNTLEHVRVVGFRPYFYAPTASLDGPPEESYDSLTGSETTDEDGEPYESIRGEKLTKIFGRTPRDVGNVRENFDHYEADILFPNRFLIDKNVKSGIRIPERRDDEGDLYFHDGLDTLEPVEVEADPRVHYFDIEVDDRSGFPEEGEEPIICLTTFDSYDDQYIAWLADAPDGDAEAPDDLPGYDPIEEIDLEVRTFGDEREMLEEYLDYINRKDVDILTGWNADDFDAPYLIDRLDELDGPHEYDLDSDRLSRVNEVWDSDWGGPTVKGRVVFDLLYGYKRTQFSELESYRLDAVGEVELGVGKERYAGDIGDLWENDPERLLEYNVRDVELCVQLDRKQDIVSFWEEVASFVGCKLEDATTPGDAVDMYVLHKAHGEFALPSKGKQESEDYEGGAVFEPITGVKENVTVLDLASLYPMSMTTINASPETKVDPDEYDGETYTAPTGTHFQKEPDGIIREIIDETLAEREEKKALRNERDPGTSEYERFDRQQAAVKVIMNCFTPDTDVLTPEGVRNIRDLEVGDEVYSLDPDTEEMERKPVVETHAYPDYRGDLVDIETSKMDFRVTPNHRMLVRKNETNGVTQDEYSFVEAGDLDPATNYELPHDWDGPDGTPLEEIDLTEFADDYEIWANHDVHGHTLAAEIGWYPDKVQKADIGEEGYVFSANEFEAHREYLESVCSEFYVHAESGRKWIPRTYDGDDFLELLAWYVTEGNVYTSEEKQFGENFRGSATSIQIAQDAVMTDGGESDHAAIGDLLDRMGFDYYVDDRGYQFTSKLLGGLLERLCGDDSFEKRIPEFVFEASRDQKCGFLETLVDGDGDRQKNSWRYSTASERLRDDVLRLCAHLGLTTNYREDSGAWRIYCTEESKNTLRMHRSSSRSTADDGVYCVTVEDNHTLLAGRNGTFQFVGQSLYGVLGWERFRLYDKAMGAAITATGREVIEHTQETAEELDYDVAYGDTDSVMLEVGHIGAEDVEGDVEVTDGMREAHPEMDEKELESLAATIQKGYEVEEAINESYDEFALERLNAAAHRFQIEFEKLYRRFFQAGKKKRYAGHIVWKEGKDVDDIDITGFEYKRSDIAPITKEVQKNVIDMIVHGEELSDVKDYVHEVIEDYQAGNVNLDDVGIPGGIGKRLDAYDTDTAQVRGAKYANLMLGTNFQRGSKPKRLYLEGVHPDFWQRMENEEGFDPSGNSKEDRRYREFKKDPDVICFEFADQVPDEFEVDWDKMLDKTLQGPIERILEALDISWDEVKSGQEQTGLGSFV, encoded by the coding sequence ATGAGCGATTCGGGGTCTACGACACTCACGGACTTCTCCGACGGTGGCGGCGACGACCGAGACGTGGCCGCCGAAGCCCGAGCAGTCGCCGGAAGCGACTCTCGGGGGGCCGACTCGGTGGTCGAGGACGACGACTGGCTTCCGGACGCCGACGGCGAGGTCGAACTCGCGGTGATGCAGGTCGATTACACCGTCGAGGGGTCGGGCGACGACGAAGCACCGGTGGTCCACGTCTTCGGGCGCACGGAGGACAACACCCTCGAACACGTCCGGGTGGTCGGCTTCCGTCCCTACTTCTACGCGCCGACCGCCTCACTCGACGGCCCGCCCGAGGAGAGCTACGACAGCCTCACCGGGAGCGAGACGACCGACGAGGACGGTGAGCCGTACGAGAGCATCCGGGGCGAGAAGCTGACCAAGATATTCGGCCGGACTCCTCGGGACGTGGGGAACGTCCGGGAGAACTTCGACCACTACGAGGCCGACATCCTCTTCCCGAACCGATTCCTCATCGACAAGAACGTCAAGAGCGGGATTCGCATCCCCGAGCGCCGCGACGACGAGGGCGACCTCTACTTCCACGACGGACTCGACACCCTCGAACCCGTCGAGGTCGAGGCCGACCCGCGCGTCCACTACTTCGACATCGAGGTGGACGACCGGTCGGGCTTCCCCGAGGAGGGCGAGGAACCCATCATCTGTCTCACGACGTTCGACTCCTACGACGACCAGTATATCGCGTGGCTCGCGGACGCGCCCGACGGCGACGCCGAGGCCCCCGACGACCTGCCGGGCTACGACCCCATCGAGGAGATAGACCTCGAAGTCCGCACGTTCGGCGACGAGCGCGAGATGCTGGAGGAGTACCTCGATTACATCAACCGAAAAGACGTAGATATCCTAACTGGGTGGAACGCGGACGACTTCGACGCGCCCTACCTCATCGACCGACTGGACGAACTCGACGGGCCGCACGAGTACGACCTCGACTCGGACCGCCTCTCGCGCGTGAACGAGGTCTGGGACTCGGACTGGGGCGGACCGACGGTCAAGGGCCGCGTCGTCTTCGACCTGCTGTACGGCTACAAGCGCACCCAGTTCTCGGAACTGGAATCCTACCGCCTCGACGCGGTGGGCGAAGTCGAGTTGGGCGTCGGCAAGGAGCGTTACGCGGGCGACATCGGCGACCTCTGGGAGAACGACCCCGAGCGCCTGCTGGAGTACAACGTCAGGGACGTGGAGTTGTGTGTCCAACTCGACCGCAAGCAGGACATCGTCTCCTTCTGGGAGGAGGTCGCCTCTTTCGTCGGGTGTAAGCTCGAAGACGCCACGACGCCCGGCGACGCGGTGGACATGTACGTCCTCCACAAGGCCCACGGGGAGTTCGCGCTCCCCTCGAAAGGCAAACAGGAGAGCGAGGACTACGAGGGCGGCGCGGTGTTCGAGCCGATTACCGGCGTCAAGGAGAACGTGACCGTGCTGGACTTGGCCAGCCTCTACCCGATGTCGATGACGACTATCAACGCCTCGCCCGAGACGAAGGTGGACCCCGACGAGTACGACGGCGAGACCTACACCGCGCCCACGGGCACTCACTTCCAGAAGGAACCGGACGGCATCATCCGCGAAATCATCGACGAGACGCTCGCCGAGCGCGAGGAGAAGAAGGCGCTCCGCAACGAGCGCGACCCCGGAACCTCGGAGTACGAGCGGTTCGACCGCCAGCAGGCCGCGGTGAAGGTCATCATGAACTGCTTCACGCCGGACACCGACGTTCTCACGCCGGAGGGAGTTCGGAACATTCGGGACCTCGAAGTCGGCGACGAGGTGTACTCGCTCGACCCCGACACCGAGGAGATGGAACGCAAACCGGTCGTGGAGACCCACGCGTATCCCGACTACCGCGGCGACCTCGTTGACATCGAGACCAGCAAGATGGACTTCCGGGTAACGCCGAACCACCGCATGCTCGTTCGGAAGAACGAGACGAACGGCGTCACCCAAGACGAGTACAGTTTCGTGGAGGCCGGAGACTTAGACCCCGCGACGAACTACGAACTTCCCCACGACTGGGACGGGCCGGACGGGACGCCCCTCGAAGAAATCGACCTGACCGAGTTCGCCGACGACTACGAAATCTGGGCGAACCACGACGTTCACGGTCACACTCTCGCCGCCGAAATCGGTTGGTACCCCGACAAAGTGCAGAAGGCCGATATCGGTGAAGAAGGGTACGTCTTCTCGGCCAACGAGTTCGAGGCACACCGCGAGTATCTGGAGTCGGTCTGTTCGGAGTTCTACGTCCACGCCGAGTCCGGCCGCAAGTGGATTCCTCGGACGTACGACGGCGACGACTTCCTCGAACTCCTCGCGTGGTACGTCACGGAAGGAAACGTCTACACCTCGGAGGAGAAGCAGTTCGGCGAGAACTTCCGCGGGTCCGCGACGAGCATCCAGATCGCCCAAGACGCCGTCATGACCGACGGCGGCGAGAGCGACCACGCCGCCATCGGCGACCTCCTCGACAGGATGGGGTTCGACTACTACGTTGACGACCGAGGGTACCAGTTCACCTCGAAACTCCTCGGCGGACTCCTCGAACGTCTCTGTGGCGACGACAGTTTCGAGAAGCGGATTCCGGAGTTCGTCTTCGAGGCGAGTCGGGACCAGAAGTGCGGCTTCCTCGAAACGCTGGTCGATGGGGACGGAGACAGACAGAAGAACTCGTGGCGATACTCCACGGCGAGCGAGCGACTCCGCGACGACGTGCTTCGTCTCTGTGCCCACCTCGGACTGACGACGAACTACCGCGAGGACAGTGGCGCGTGGCGCATCTACTGCACCGAGGAGAGCAAGAACACGCTCCGAATGCACCGCAGTTCGTCCCGGAGTACCGCCGACGACGGCGTCTACTGCGTGACCGTCGAGGACAACCACACGCTCCTCGCGGGCCGAAACGGAACGTTCCAGTTCGTCGGCCAGTCGCTCTACGGCGTCCTCGGTTGGGAGCGATTCCGCCTCTACGACAAGGCGATGGGGGCCGCGATTACTGCGACCGGTCGAGAGGTCATCGAACACACCCAAGAGACGGCAGAAGAACTGGATTACGACGTTGCCTACGGAGATACCGACTCAGTAATGTTAGAAGTCGGTCATATAGGTGCGGAAGACGTGGAGGGCGATGTCGAAGTTACCGACGGAATGCGGGAAGCACATCCCGAGATGGACGAGAAGGAACTCGAATCGCTCGCGGCGACGATTCAGAAGGGGTACGAAGTCGAAGAGGCCATCAACGAGTCGTACGACGAGTTCGCCCTCGAACGACTCAACGCGGCGGCCCACCGCTTCCAGATCGAGTTCGAGAAACTTTACCGACGATTCTTCCAAGCGGGCAAGAAGAAACGCTACGCGGGTCACATCGTCTGGAAGGAGGGCAAGGACGTAGACGACATCGACATCACGGGCTTCGAGTACAAGCGGTCGGACATCGCACCCATCACGAAGGAGGTCCAGAAGAACGTCATCGACATGATCGTCCACGGCGAGGAGCTATCGGACGTGAAAGACTACGTCCACGAGGTCATCGAGGACTATCAAGCCGGGAACGTGAATCTGGACGACGTGGGCATCCCCGGCGGTATCGGCAAGCGACTCGACGCCTACGACACCGACACCGCGCAGGTCCGGGGCGCGAAGTACGCCAACCTCATGCTCGGGACCAACTTTCAGCGCGGGAGCAAGCCCAAGCGACTCTACTTGGAGGGCGTCCACCCGGACTTCTGGCAACGGATGGAGAACGAGGAGGGCTTCGACCCGAGCGGAAACTCGAAGGAGGACCGCCGCTACCGGGAGTTCAAGAAGGACCCGGACGTTATCTGCTTCGAGTTCGCCGACCAAGTGCCCGACGAGTTCGAAGTCGATTGGGACAAGATGCTCGACAAGACGTTGCAGGGACCCATCGAGCGCATTCTCGAAGCCCTCGACATCTCGTGGGACGAGGTGAAATCCGGGCAAGAGCAGACCGGACTCGGGAGTTTCGTCTGA
- a CDS encoding DUF7346 family protein, producing MRTVRDESGDLLLLLTESSDACKVRDPETGEEGYRDRDDLETISGESPLTTAARAVPESARAVLTAAHDERALGLLVDLSERGPHSVRYLLSATDLCESDLLGLLTEFRAAGLVEETDATGERGYATTETADEGVALLTGE from the coding sequence ATGCGAACCGTCCGGGACGAGTCCGGCGACCTGTTGCTGTTACTCACGGAGTCGAGCGACGCCTGCAAGGTCCGGGACCCCGAGACCGGCGAGGAGGGCTACCGCGACCGCGACGACCTCGAAACCATCTCCGGCGAGTCGCCGCTGACGACGGCGGCCCGCGCGGTCCCGGAATCGGCCCGCGCCGTCCTGACCGCGGCCCACGACGAGCGCGCGCTCGGCCTGCTGGTGGACCTCTCCGAGCGCGGTCCTCACTCGGTCCGGTATCTCCTCTCGGCGACGGACCTCTGTGAGAGCGACCTGCTCGGTCTCCTCACGGAGTTTCGCGCCGCCGGACTGGTCGAGGAGACCGACGCGACGGGCGAGCGCGGGTACGCGACGACGGAGACGGCGGACGAGGGCGTGGCACTGCTGACCGGCGAGTGA
- a CDS encoding ABC transporter ATP-binding protein, with amino-acid sequence MATLELKNLHAEVVEADEKILNGVDLEVNSGEIHALMGPNGSGKSTTAKVVAGHPAYEVTEGEIVLTLDDDEFDEEIPEDKRSWDLLDLEPNERAALGVFLGFQYPAEIEGVTMVNFLRQALNAKLDEREELFEDEDEEEAEADEEEDAGYDTSPMEGPADEGEVGVAEFQQILSEKMEQLDMDEKFAQRYLNAGFSGGEKKQNEVLQAAILEPSIAVLDEIDSGLDIDRLQDVSNGINALRDEQGTGILQITHYQRILDYVEPDHVHVMLDGEIAMSGGAELAEKLEDKGYDWVRDEVYEAA; translated from the coding sequence ATGGCAACGCTAGAACTCAAAAATCTACACGCTGAGGTGGTCGAGGCCGACGAGAAGATTCTCAACGGCGTCGATCTCGAAGTCAACTCCGGCGAGATTCACGCGCTGATGGGACCGAACGGGAGCGGGAAGTCCACGACGGCGAAGGTCGTCGCCGGACACCCCGCCTACGAAGTAACCGAGGGCGAAATCGTCCTCACCCTCGACGACGACGAGTTCGACGAGGAGATCCCCGAGGACAAGCGTTCGTGGGACCTGCTGGACCTCGAACCGAACGAGCGCGCGGCGCTCGGCGTCTTCCTCGGCTTCCAGTACCCCGCCGAAATCGAGGGCGTCACGATGGTCAACTTCCTCCGGCAGGCGCTCAACGCCAAGCTCGACGAGCGCGAGGAGCTGTTCGAGGACGAAGACGAGGAGGAAGCCGAGGCCGACGAGGAAGAGGACGCTGGCTACGACACCAGCCCGATGGAAGGCCCCGCCGACGAGGGCGAGGTCGGCGTCGCGGAGTTCCAGCAGATCCTCTCCGAGAAGATGGAACAGCTCGACATGGACGAGAAGTTCGCCCAGCGGTACCTCAACGCGGGCTTCTCCGGCGGCGAGAAGAAGCAAAACGAGGTCCTGCAAGCGGCCATCCTCGAACCGTCCATCGCGGTGCTGGACGAGATCGACTCCGGGCTGGACATCGACCGACTGCAGGACGTGTCGAACGGTATCAACGCCCTGCGCGACGAGCAGGGCACCGGGATTCTCCAGATTACCCACTACCAGCGCATCCTCGACTACGTGGAGCCCGACCACGTCCACGTCATGCTCGACGGCGAAATCGCCATGAGCGGCGGCGCGGAACTCGCCGAGAAGCTGGAAGACAAGGGGTACGACTGGGTCCGAGACGAAGTCTACGAGGCGGCCTGA
- a CDS encoding DUF7322 domain-containing protein codes for MAPDDSTPDEDDDSVADILPEDPPQAEADLLPEDPSKDLGPDPPTVPDTSQNEADADLKRRFWSLVLLFNVALFATSLGLMLIGFEGRWRFGGAMFLVGAFAFVRGWRGYQKVQREAEAKTAESETDGDESDPEDEQSDAEAEEADADDDRSDTRDERSGDTDAELQKD; via the coding sequence GTGGCTCCCGACGATTCCACGCCGGACGAAGACGACGACTCGGTAGCCGACATTCTCCCCGAGGACCCGCCCCAAGCAGAGGCCGACCTGCTACCCGAGGACCCCTCGAAGGACCTCGGTCCCGACCCGCCGACCGTTCCCGACACGTCCCAGAACGAGGCCGACGCCGACCTCAAGCGGCGGTTCTGGTCGCTGGTTCTCCTGTTCAACGTCGCGCTGTTCGCCACGAGCCTCGGCCTGATGCTGATCGGCTTCGAGGGACGCTGGCGGTTCGGCGGGGCGATGTTCCTCGTCGGCGCGTTCGCGTTCGTCCGTGGCTGGCGCGGCTACCAAAAAGTCCAGCGGGAAGCCGAGGCGAAGACGGCGGAGTCCGAGACCGACGGCGATGAGTCCGACCCAGAAGACGAACAATCCGATGCCGAAGCCGAGGAGGCCGACGCCGACGACGACCGGTCCGACACGAGAGACGAACGGTCCGGCGACACCGACGCGGAACTCCAGAAGGACTAA
- a CDS encoding DUF7331 family protein, translated as MSDHANPGDELDRAEAALPETTETEAPIEAYETEDGVVFYDADNPLAWLKAGRPLTLKEQI; from the coding sequence ATGTCCGACCACGCCAACCCCGGCGACGAATTGGACCGTGCTGAAGCGGCGCTTCCCGAAACCACGGAGACGGAAGCACCCATCGAGGCCTACGAGACGGAGGACGGCGTCGTATTCTATGACGCGGACAATCCGTTGGCGTGGTTGAAGGCGGGACGACCGCTTACACTGAAAGAACAAATCTGA
- the mre11 gene encoding DNA double-strand break repair protein Mre11 produces MTRVIHTGDTHLGYRQYHSPERREDFLRAFEQVVTDAIEENVDAVVHAGDLFHDRRPDLNALHGTISVLRRLRDADIPFLAVVGNHEGTRGRQWLDLFEMLGLATRLGDEPQIVGDTAFYGLDHVPKSKRDDLDYQFAPHDRPHAALVSHGLFQPFDLGDWDAEEVLTEANLDFDAMLLGDNHKPGKKEVAETWVTYCGSTERCSTDEREDRGYNIVEFDGETTIARRGLDATRDFEFVEADLAEGEGTERVREKLRERDLEDAVVVVEIEGDGEEVTPARVEEFGLDAGALVVRVKDRREVEEDDGELDVSFADPDDAVRERVRELGLSDAARGIDETVRESKVADANVRESVQNRVSELVADGDLDAFESAPAEADADTDADDAESTESATTESESDGSDEAAERAPDPDDPEAMEAVAEAATEGESAAEADSSSETTDADGTLEEYL; encoded by the coding sequence ATGACACGGGTGATACACACGGGGGACACCCACCTCGGGTATCGACAGTACCACTCCCCCGAGCGCCGGGAGGACTTCCTCCGGGCCTTCGAGCAGGTCGTAACGGACGCCATCGAGGAGAACGTCGACGCCGTGGTCCACGCTGGCGACCTGTTCCACGACCGTCGGCCCGACTTGAACGCCCTCCACGGGACCATCTCCGTTCTCCGGCGACTCCGGGACGCCGACATCCCGTTTCTCGCCGTCGTCGGCAACCACGAGGGGACGCGGGGCCGCCAGTGGCTCGACCTCTTCGAGATGCTGGGGCTGGCCACGCGACTCGGCGACGAACCCCAAATCGTCGGCGACACGGCGTTCTACGGTCTCGACCACGTGCCCAAGTCCAAGCGCGACGACCTCGATTACCAGTTCGCGCCACACGACCGACCTCACGCCGCGCTGGTGAGCCACGGCCTCTTCCAACCGTTCGACCTCGGCGACTGGGACGCCGAGGAGGTCCTGACCGAGGCCAACCTCGACTTCGACGCGATGCTGTTGGGCGACAACCACAAGCCCGGCAAGAAGGAGGTCGCCGAGACGTGGGTCACCTACTGCGGTTCGACCGAACGCTGTAGCACCGACGAGCGCGAGGACCGGGGCTACAACATCGTAGAGTTCGACGGCGAGACGACCATCGCTCGCCGGGGCCTCGACGCGACGCGGGACTTCGAGTTCGTAGAGGCCGACCTCGCGGAGGGCGAGGGCACCGAGCGCGTCCGAGAGAAACTGCGCGAGCGCGACCTCGAAGACGCCGTGGTCGTGGTCGAAATAGAGGGCGACGGCGAGGAGGTCACGCCCGCCCGCGTCGAGGAGTTCGGACTCGACGCCGGGGCGCTGGTCGTCCGCGTCAAGGACCGCCGCGAGGTCGAGGAGGACGACGGCGAGTTGGACGTGTCGTTCGCCGACCCCGACGACGCGGTGCGCGAGCGCGTCCGCGAGTTGGGCCTGAGCGACGCCGCCCGCGGCATCGACGAGACCGTCCGCGAGAGCAAGGTCGCCGACGCGAACGTCCGCGAGTCGGTCCAGAACCGGGTGAGCGAACTCGTCGCCGACGGCGACCTCGACGCCTTCGAGTCCGCGCCCGCGGAAGCAGACGCGGACACGGACGCAGACGACGCGGAGTCCACGGAGTCGGCGACCACGGAGTCCGAGTCCGACGGGAGCGACGAAGCCGCGGAGCGAGCGCCCGACCCCGACGACCCCGAAGCGATGGAAGCGGTCGCCGAGGCCGCGACAGAGGGCGAGAGCGCGGCGGAGGCGGATTCGTCGTCGGAGACGACTGACGCCGACGGGACGCTGGAGGAGTACCTATGA